A part of Candidatus Deferrimicrobium borealis genomic DNA contains:
- a CDS encoding mercuric reductase: protein MNERQEPVHAMGRVLPEDRYNEELVANVHPPDWRNPEPAEGYHLVVLGAGTAGLVTAAGAAGIGAKVALVERHLLGGDCLNVGCVPSKCLIRSSRVVFDIREADRYGVNAPAGYGADFPGVMERMRRLRARISGHDSVRRFSSLGVDVFLGEARFAGPDAVEVGGKRLRFSKAVIATGARAAVPPVEGLREAGFHTNESVFSLTELPRRFLVFGAGPIGCEMAQAFRRFGSEVTIIERAPQFLTREDPDAAAIVSGAFLRDGIDVRLNTVVTGVTAAGTEKRVHLRRADGFEDGIVADEILIGAGRVPNVEGLNLEGAGVAYDPRKGVEVDDFLRTANPRIYAAGDVCQAHKFTHTADAAARIVIQNALFRGRKRYSALTIPWCTYTDPEIAHVGMYERDALERGIPVDTFVREMKEVDRAVADGEEEGFVKVHVRKGTDKILGATIVARHAGEMINEISLAMVGGIGLGALGGVIHPYPTQAEAIKQVGDLYNRTRLTPFVRKLLAWWLKWAA, encoded by the coding sequence ATGAACGAGAGGCAGGAGCCCGTTCACGCCATGGGAAGGGTGCTTCCCGAAGACCGGTACAACGAGGAACTCGTCGCCAACGTCCATCCTCCCGACTGGAGAAACCCGGAGCCGGCGGAAGGCTACCACCTGGTGGTCCTGGGCGCCGGCACGGCGGGACTCGTGACCGCCGCCGGAGCGGCGGGCATCGGCGCGAAGGTGGCGTTGGTGGAGCGGCACCTGCTCGGCGGCGACTGCCTCAACGTCGGTTGCGTCCCGTCGAAATGCCTGATCCGCTCCTCCCGCGTTGTCTTCGATATAAGGGAGGCCGACCGGTACGGGGTGAACGCCCCGGCAGGATACGGGGCGGACTTCCCGGGCGTCATGGAGCGGATGCGGCGCCTCCGGGCGCGCATCAGCGGCCACGACTCGGTCCGGCGCTTCTCCTCGCTGGGAGTGGACGTCTTCCTGGGGGAGGCGCGGTTCGCCGGCCCGGACGCCGTGGAGGTGGGCGGGAAGAGGCTCCGCTTCTCGAAGGCGGTGATCGCCACCGGAGCGCGCGCCGCCGTACCCCCCGTCGAGGGGCTCCGCGAAGCCGGCTTCCATACGAATGAGTCGGTCTTCTCCCTGACCGAGCTGCCAAGGCGCTTTCTGGTGTTCGGAGCGGGACCGATCGGTTGCGAGATGGCGCAAGCCTTCCGGCGGTTCGGCTCCGAGGTGACCATCATCGAGCGGGCTCCCCAGTTCCTGACCCGGGAGGACCCGGACGCGGCCGCGATCGTTTCCGGGGCGTTTCTGCGGGACGGGATCGACGTTCGGCTGAACACCGTGGTGACGGGGGTCACCGCCGCCGGAACGGAGAAGCGGGTCCATCTCCGGAGAGCCGACGGCTTCGAGGACGGGATCGTCGCGGACGAGATCCTGATCGGCGCCGGGCGCGTGCCCAACGTCGAGGGGCTGAACCTGGAGGGAGCGGGGGTCGCGTACGATCCGCGGAAGGGGGTCGAGGTCGACGATTTCCTGCGGACCGCCAACCCCCGCATCTACGCGGCGGGCGACGTCTGCCAGGCCCACAAGTTCACCCACACGGCGGATGCCGCGGCGCGCATCGTGATCCAGAACGCCCTCTTCCGGGGGAGGAAGCGCTACAGCGCCCTCACGATCCCCTGGTGCACCTATACCGACCCGGAGATCGCCCACGTCGGGATGTACGAGCGGGACGCGCTGGAGCGGGGGATCCCGGTGGACACCTTCGTCCGGGAGATGAAGGAGGTGGACCGCGCCGTCGCCGACGGGGAGGAGGAAGGGTTCGTCAAGGTCCACGTCCGCAAGGGGACCGACAAGATCCTCGGCGCGACCATCGTGGCGCGCCATGCGGGGGAGATGATCAACGAGATTTCCCTTGCGATGGTGGGGGGGATCGGCCTGGGCGCCCTCGGCGGCGTCATCCACCCGTATCCGACCCAGGCCGAAGCCATCAAGCAGGTCGGCGACCTGTACAACCGGACGCGTTTGACGCCCTTCGTCCGGAAGCTGCTCGCCTGGTGGCTCAAGTGGGCGGCGTGA